In Candidatus Vicinibacter proximus, the genomic stretch TGGTAAGCACAATCTTCAAAATATCCAGTCCATTTTATTGGCAAGTCAATTATTAGGTATTCCTGAAGGGATCAGTTCAGAGGCAATCGGTAATTTTAATGGAGCTTCCAGGAGGTTAGAACTACTTGAAGCAAATGAAAACAGATGGATTTACCAGGATTTCGCCCATGCTCCTTCTAAGGTAAAAGCAACTTTAGAAGCCATTAGAGAAAAATTTAAAAATAATAAAGCGCTGGTTGTCTTAGAGTTGCATACATATAGCAGCTTGAATAAGGATTTTATTCCTCAATATTTGGGCACCTTAGACCCGGTCGATTTTGTAATTGTGTATTATGATGAAAAAGCACTAGAAATAAAACGAATGCCAGAATTGGATCCTAATTTTATATGTTCGGCATTTGGTAGGACAGATATATTAGTCTTAAAAAATTCAAATAGACTGAAAGAACAAATTTTAGATTCCTCAAGACTTGCTGAAGTTATTTTATTTCTAGGGTCTGGAAACTTTGGAGGCCTGAATATCAGGAGTTTAGCAAAAGAAATAATGCTTAAGCAGTGATTTTATTACCTAGGTATGGATTCGATAAGATGCTTCGTATAATCTGTTGTGGGATGATTTAAAATTTGAAATGGCAAACCTTCTTCAACAATTTCCCCATTTTTCATTACCATTATACGGTCAGCTATAAAATTTACTACTGAAAAATCATGTGTAATAAAAAGATAGCTTAATTTAAATTTCTCTTTGAGTTGAGTTAAAAGGTTTAAAACCTGAGCTTGAATAGAAACATCCAATGCGGAAACAGATTCGTCAAATATGATAAATTTTGGTTTTAAAGCTAAAGATCTTGCGATGCAAATTCTCTGTCTTTGGCCACCCGAAAACTGAAATGGATATCTGTCAAAATGCTCAGGCCTAAGTCCAACTTCCATCAATAGTTCAATGGCAGCATCTTTTCTTTCTTTAGCGTTATTAAAAAGTCTATGTACTTTCATCGGTTCAACAATTGCATCACCAATTTTTTTTCTAGGATTTAAGGATGAAAATGGATCTTGAAAAATAATTTGCATTTCCTTTCTTAAAGCTTTCCATTCCCTTTCACTATAACTTGTACAGTCAATTCCTTCATATTTAATTTGCCCGGCTTCAATCTGAATCAAATTTAAAATCGCTTTTCCAATGCTTGATTTGCCACTTCCTGACTCGCCTACAAGTCCAACAGATTCTCCTGGCCTGATTGTAAAACTAACATTTTTTACGGCTGTAAATTTTTGAGTAACCTTGCCAAAAATATTTCTTTGTAACGGATAGGATATGCCAAGTTCGTTAATTTCTAAAATTGGCTTACATTGGTTAAAATCTTCCGCTTTTCGATTTTGTTCTAAACTAGAAATGATCATTGTATCATTATACCATTTGTTCTTTTCGCTCCCTTCGAGAAAATCCTGAACGGTTGGTAAATGTCTTAGTTTACAATCCAAAGGAGGTTTGCAATTTATCAATCCCTTTGTATATGGATGAGTAGCTTCCAAGAAAATTTTTTGTGTGGTATTTGACTCTATGATTTGACCATTTTGCATCACTATTACCCGATCGCAAACATTACGTATAACCCCAAGATCATGAGAAATAAAAATAAGTGTTAAATTCATTTCCTTGCGAATCTCCTCAAGTAATTCCAGTATTTTTTTCTGGATAGTTACATCAAGTGCAGTAGTCGGCTCATCAGCAATAATGACCTTCGGTTCACAGCACAAAGCAATAGCAATCAAAACTCGCTGAAGTTGCCCGCCACTTAACTGATGGGGATATGCGTCGTACACCCTTTCAACATCTTTTAACCCTACCTTACGAAACCAATATTCAACTTTAGAACGATATTCTGATTTAGGCCCTATTTTATGGGCAGCGAGAGCTTCCTTTACCTGAAATCCACAAGTTAATAAAGGATTCAATGCAGACATTGGCTCCTGAAAAATCATGGCAATTTTTCTGCCCCTGTAAAGTCTTATATCGTTTTCTTCTAGCTTTATAAGGTCTACAACTTTCCCTTCATCTTCCTGAAAAAAAATTTTGCCAGAATCGTATTTTGCCCGGGAACCCAATAATTTCATAATACTTAATGAAGTAACAGATTTGCCACTTCCTGATTCGCCCACAATTCCGAGTGATTCACCCTCAAAAACACTAAAATTAATTTCCTTTATGGCCTGTTGCCATATTTTTCCTGAATAAAAAGAAACACTTAGATCCTGAATTTCAAGTATTTTCACCATGCAAATTAAACTAAAATCATTCATTTGGGGTTAAAATTTGTATCGTCCTTCAATTTTTTATTTCCTAGGCCGTTAATTTTTTTAAAGTATCCGTATGAACAGTAAACTAAAGTGGTTTTTAAGATTGATAGGTATTTTTGTTTTGGTGATAATCCTATTGACAATTCTAGTTCCCGTCTTGTATAAAAAGGAAATTAAGGAAAAATTGAAACAAGGTATAAACCAGGAGATTAATGGAAATTTTGATTTTGCGGATATTTCACTTTCAATTTTAAAGCACTTTCCCAGATTAAGCCTTAGTATTGAAAACCCTGTAATACTATCTTATGAACATCAGGATACAACGATGTTATTTAGATCTGAAAAATTGGATCTGGATTTTGATTTTTGGAATGTTATTTCTAAAAGTGAAGTTTTAACCATAAAAGCATTTTATTTAATTAAACCCGAGATTAATTTAATTTCCTTCCCTGACTCAACTGCCAATTTCAATTTACTAAAATCAGACCCAAATGTTGAAAAACAAAATGAAAGTCCATTAAGACTAATTTTAGATCATTACGAAATAAAGTCGGGTGAAATAGTTTTAGACGATAGACTGAATAGAATAAGTGTAGAAGCTAAAAATTTTAATCATGCTGGAAGTGGAAATTTTAAAAACAATCTGGTAAGCTTAAAAACCAAAACAAATATCGAAGCTCTATCTTATATTTCTTCAAACTTGACTTTGCTCAGAAATTGTAAAATTCTTTCAGAATTGGACTTAGAAATTGATCAGGACAGTTCCATATATTCAATCCAAAAGGGTGATTTTTCCATAAATGCTTTAAAAGTCCTCATAAATGGAAACTTAAAATTAAATGTTGATGGTTCAAATAGTTTAAATTTAAGTATAGAAAGCCCAGGGACAGAATTCAAAGAGTTATTTTCACTTATTCCAAATGCGTATAAGGGAGATTTCAAAGACCTACAATCCACCGGACATTTTAATTTAAAAGGAAAAATAGCAGGAATACTTAATACCAAGCAAAATGTCTTCCCGGATTGGGATTTTATGATAAAAGTTATCAACGGTGGAATTCAATACCCAGGGATGTCAGTTTCTTTAGAAAAAGTAAACATGGATTTAACAACATCCAATAGGGGACCGGATATGGATAAGGCATATATTAAGATCAATCCTTTCAACTTTGAATTAAATAAAAATCCAATTCATGGTTTTCTGTTCCTAGATCAACTAATGGGAAATACACACTTTTTGGGTGAAATAAAAGGAGTATTTTCATTGGATGATTATAAGAAGTTCATGCCCTTAGATGAACAAGTCCAATTAAGTGGCAAGTTAGACTGTGATTTTAATTTTGATTTAGACAAACAAATGATTGATCAAGCAACTTATGATAAAATGAAGGTGGCAGGATTTCTTAAGATAAATTCACTGATCTATAAAGACCCATCCATGCCAAGTATTGGTATCCCAAATATGGAATTGCAATTTGATAATAGTTCTTGTGTAATTAAACAAAGTAAGATTTTATTTGGCAAAAGTGATATAGAATTAAATGGTATACTGACAAATCCATTTGCACTCATAATTGATAAAGGCTACAGCACAGGAAAGATTAGCTTTAACGGAAAATACTTAGATGTCAATGAATGGATGGAAGAAAATGCCCCTATAGGTGATCAGAAAAATAATATCTATGCGATTCCTGACACCTCATCTTTTGTTCTTGATTTAATTCACAAATTAGAAATATCATTTATTGGAACCTATAATAAAATAGTTTATGATTCTTACAAAATTGAAAATGCCTATTTAGACGGCGAACTTAAACGCGATAGGATAGTTTTGCATTCATTAAAAATTTCAGTTAACAATAACCCAATGAGTGTTACAGGCGTTTTGGAATCACCTATGGCATATGCCATGCAAAACAAGACATTGAAAGGATCTCTACAAATTAATGGAAATAGATTTGATTTAGTTTCATTTATGGGTGATGAAGCTCCGCAAGGAAATTCAGTATCAAATGGCGAACCTACATCTGAGCCGTTTGTAGTTCCAGAAAATATGGATTTAGATTTATTGTTTGATATTGGCACATTGGTGTACGATAAATGGCAACTGGATAAGGCTAAGGGATTAATAGAAATATTGGATAATGAAATGCAGATTCATAATTTTCAGACATCAACGCTTGGAGGCAATATGGTTTTGAATGGAATTTACAATACTTCAAACCCACAAAAACCACATTTTGACATGAAATACGACATGACTAAATTGAAATTCTCTAAGGCTTACGAATCCATAGTTAGTTTTAAAATTCTGGCACCAATAGCAAAATTTATTGAAGGGAGTTTTAATTCATCCATAGTTTTTTCTGGAAATATGAATAAAGACATGATGCCGGATTTCGCTTCATTGAATGTAAATGGGATAATTGAAACCCTTGACGGAGTCATTAAAGGATATAAACCATTGGAACAAGTAGCGGAGAGACTAAATATAAAAGAATTAAAAAGTGTGAGTCTCCAAAATACAAAAAACTGGTTTAATATAGAAAACGGATCAGTTTATTTAAAGCCAGCCACTAAAAAAGTAAATGATGTAGAAATGATTTTCTCTGGTTCTCACAAAATTAGTGGACCTATGGATTATGATTTTACATTTAAAATTCCGAGATCAAAATTTCAGAACAATTCTATAGGCTCTGCTGCTGAAACAGGAATATCATTTCTTAAAAATCTAGCTTCAAAGACAGGCTATAACCTTGATATAGGAAAAAACGTGAACGTCTTAGTAAATTTTAGTGGAAAACTATTAGATCCAAAGATTAATTTTAAACTATTGGGCACAGATGGTAAAAGCCTAGAAGATGAAGCAAAAAATACCATGAATGATGCCGTAGACAAGGCAAAGGACTCTTTAATGCGAAAAGCTGAGTCTGAGTTAGAAAAGGAAAAGCAAAAAGTTATAAAGGAGACAAAAAGAATAGAAGATAGTATAAGGGTTGCAATTTCTAAGAAAACAGAGGAAGAGAAGAAAAAAATATTGGAAAAAGCAGCAAAAGAAGCCGAAAAATATGTGGATTCTAATTTGCTCAATAAAGGCAAAGATGTTTTAAATGAAAAATTAGGGAAAGAGGCTGATAAAATATTAAAGGAAGGCGGACAAAAAGAGGTGGAACAAATTAAGGACAAGGTTCAGGAATGGAACCCGTTCAAAAAGAAAAAATAATTTATAATACCAGCTTCAAACTTCTATTTGTTTATTGGAATTTTTTATAATCATTACTTAAGATGGAAATTGTAAAGTTTATTTTTAAAATATTTTTACTATTCCTTTTATTGGTTTCGAAGGAAGGTGTCTATGATGCATTTAGGTTGCCTGATTTATTTTACTCCCCAGTAATTAAATCTATGCATCAATTTCTTCTCTTTTGGTTATCTATTAATCTAATTGTCAGATTTAACCAATTTGTTTATAGAAAAAGAAAAAAATTGGGGCATAAGTACTCGGACAATGTTATTGTAGGTCTCCAGAATATATATTACCTTTTGACAACCTTGGCTATTATCGTAATGATAGTTGGTTTCTTTGGTATTGAATTTTCTAAATTTTTAACAGCTTTATCCATAGTGGCTGCAGCTATAGCGATAATATCCAAAGATTTGGTAAGTGATATTTTGACCGGCATTTTACTTTCTTTTTCAAAGGATATTGCATTAGGAGATTATGTACGAATAGGCGATTATAAGGGTCGGGTAATGGATATTAATATATATAAGATCATTTTGCATAATGAAGATGATGACATTATATATATCCCTAATTCAAAAGCATATTTTTCAGATATTGTAAATTATACTCAAAAGGAAATTCGAAAATATAATGTTGAATTTTCAATACCTACAGATAATGACGTTACTTTAGACGAGTTAAAGAGGACAATGGATAAAACTTTTGTTGATTATAAAAATTATCTTGATCCAAATTCAGAAAAATTGAAAATTACTGCGATTAATAAAGATGATTTTAGATATAAAATTCAGTTCAAGTTAAATCAAGTAAACCCTAAGATTGCTGAAGAAATAAAATCCCGGATACTAACAGAAATACTTAAAAAAATACAATTGATGAGTTAATTTTTAAGCTTTATGCTTTCGATACTCTGAATAATTTAAAATAAAAACTCCAAAAAGTGTAAATATCGCTCCATATATAATTCTGTAGGTGAATGGTTCGTTCAAAATAAAGTACCCAAGAAACATGGCAATTATTGGATTGATATAACTTTGAATACTGACTACTGTAGCTGGTAAATGTCTGAGCGCATAGATATAACAACTGTATGCCACCAGCGAACCCATAACGATCAAGTATAACCAAATATAAAACATCTCCTTGGTTAAGGAAAAATTCGAAAGTTCCTCAAAGGAAACACATAAAAACGCCATTGGTAATCCACCAAAAAACATTTGGAAACCTGCGGCCATAAGAGGGGAGTAGGGATAAGTTTTAGTTTTGCTAATTACAGATCCTACACCCCAGGCACCGACTGATACAATGGTTAGGATAAATCCTATAGCTGTCGTGTTCTGACCAATCGGCCATGAAAATTTATCAAAACAAATAAAGATTAGTCCAACAAAACCAAGAAAAATACCAAACCAACCTAATGAACTCAATTGATCAGATGGTCTAAAATAAATGGTGAGCAATGCAATAATGATTGGTGAAAGCGAAGCCAGGATAGCTGAAATTCCGCTATCAATATAGCTTAAGCCATAAGTACCTATTCCATTACCTAATGTAATTAATAGGAATGCAAGCAAGACTTGAAATAAAATGTATTTTTTTGATGGCAATGGTGCTCTCTTAATCAAAAAAATATAAACTAAAATTATCGTACCTGAAACGATCTGTCTTACAGAGGTAAAAAAAAAAGGCGGAATCCTTGTTACCCCCAATTTATTTACGAGATAAGTTGTTCCCCAGATTAGACAAGTTAGAATTAAAGCCAGATAAGCTTTTGAATGTACCCCTTTCATAGTTTAAAGTGGTGCAAGCTTTACTTTTAGATGATTGGTTTCATCATTTAATTTAATCTGACAAGCTAAACGGCTGTTATTAGTAGATAAAGGAAGTTGATCCAGCATTAAAGCTTCTTCATCATTCATTAGTGGTAATGTATGGTTTGAAAGTATTAACACATGACATGATCCACACAAAGCCATTCCACCACATGTCCCATCCACTGGCAGGTCAGCGGCTTTACATAATTCCATTAAATTCAAACCACTTTTTGTTGGAATATTTAATGCATGTTCTAAATTTTCTCTGTCAACTATAATAATCTCTAATTCTTCCATCTATATAATAAATTATTCAAACCGATTTATTCCCGTGACAGTTGTATATTTAAAACTGGGCTTTTTCCCTCCGTTTACGATTTTAAAAGCAGATTGCACCATTAAGGCAGCCTCATGAAAACCACATAGAATCAGCTTTAGTTTTCCAGGATAAGTATTGACGTCTCCTATGGCAAAAATTCCGTCGATATTTGTTCCAAAATCAGTTGTATTTACTACAATTGCATTCTTATCCAGATTTAATCCCCACTCTGCAATGGGACCTAATTTAGGAGTCAGACCAAAAAGAGGAATAAAATAATCACAGCTTAGAGTAAGCATATCAGACGTTGGGGTTTTGATTACGACCCTTTCCAGTTTATTTTCTCCATCCAATTCAAACACTTCAGACTCTGTCAATAATTGAATCTTGTTTTCATGCACATAGGCCAATAATTTTTGAACAGACTCAGGTGCACCTCTAAATTCTGTTCGTCTATGAACCAAAGTAACAGAAGCGGCAACATTTACCAGATAAAGAGCCCAATCTAATGCAGAATCCCCACCACCAGAGATAACCAAACGCTTATTTCTATACTTTTCCGGATCTCTGATTATGTAGTCTATACCTCTATCTTCAAAGTCCTCAATTTTGTCGATGTTTGGTTTGCGTGGTTCAAAACTACCCAAACCACCTGCAATAGCAACAACAGGAGCCTCTAAAACTGTCCCTTTATTAGTTGTAACTTCGAAACTATGATTTTCAAGTTTCTTAATTAAAGTAGCTGTTTCTCCAAAAGTAAAATTAGGTTTGAAAGGTTCAATTTGTTTTATTAAATTATTAACCAAATCTGATGCAAGTATTTCGGGATAACCAGGAATATCATAAATTGGTTTTTTAGGGTATATTTCATTCAGCTGGCCGCCTGGACCTCCCAGTGAGTCTACCAAATGACATTTCAAATTGAGTAGTCCCGCTTCAAATACAGTAAATAAGCCACAAGGGCCAGCACCAATAATCAAGATATCTGTTTTAATTTTAGAATCCATACAATAACACAAGTATGGATACAAAATTATTGCAGAAGAACATTATAATATACATTATTGACGTTTTATTCACTAATTAATAGCAGCTATTTCTCTAAAAGCACTACAAGTGAGTCATTGTCACCAGGAAGCTTTTCAATTAACTCATCAATAAATGACCAACCATATTGCATAAAATATTGAAATCCTGATTCCTTTCTTTCTTGAAGGTTATTATCAGGAAAAAGTGATTCTTTTATTTTTTGCACTTTGGTTAGATCAGTTTCGAATTTCAACTTTTCATCCTTTTGCAATTTATGTAAAAGTTTATCCAGGATGTTTTCCATTTTTTTTATTTCAGCCAATAAGCCTGTATTATCGCCCTTAATTATATTTTTTGAAAGTTGAATCAATTTTTCATATCCCAGGGATATTTCATTTCCAATTAATTCGAGTTCCTGGGGAAAGTTTGATTTCAGTTTGATCAATTTTTCTTCTATTTGAGAAATAGGCTCTAGAAAGTCAAAGTTATTTAACCCGAGATTAGCAATTTTATTTTGTGCATTTTCACCAATTAAAACTACCGAAGCCCTTCTTTTTAGCATTGGAAAAGTGATTGTACAATAGGCGAATATATCTTTAAGCTGCAACCAATATGCTATCTCAGCACCTCCACCAATGAACATTAAATTTGGTAATAGGGTTTCTTGAAATAATGGCCGAATTAATACATTAGGACTGAAATTTTCAGGATTACTATTTAACTCTTCCAATATTTCCTGACTTGTCCAATTATACTTTTTATCAATTGTAGAAAATATTTTATTTTCTAAAACTATTCTACTTCTGTACTGTGGTGCTAAATAAAATATGTTTATATCCCTGGGATTAGCCTGAATAGGGTAGGTTAATGATTCTAAGCCTTTAATTTTACTTGAAGTATGCTCCAATACCATATGTTCTGTAAGCTCTTTTGACAAAATCGGGATCAATATTTTTTTTGCCTCTACTTGATCGGGATTAAAGTAAACAAGCCCATAAGAGCCAAAAAGAAAATGTACAAAATGCATCATAAATCCCTCATAACACTCAGCCTCTTCCTTCAAAGCCTGAATCGAACATATTAGCTTTTTTGCCTCTTCGTCATTGGTAAAAAAGGATAGAATTTCTTCAAACAATTCATTCATTCCATCCAAACTCATTCTGCCTACAGGACCTGTTTGCAAAGTGTTCCAAGCTAACTTCTTATTAAAGATCCAAAGATGATTAATTTCATCAAAATCATGATCTTCATTTCCGGAGTAATAGACAGGAATGAAATGATATTGAGGATATTGAATATTTAACTCTCTGGCAATTTTAATGGTATGTGCTATCTTAATCCACCAATACAAAGGCCCTCCCAACAGACACGGCTGATGAGCACATGTTACAGCGAAGGTACTCTCACTTTGGAATTTATTTATTTGTGCATGTATAGGATCAGATCGATCGATTTTAGAATATTGCTTTTTAAGTATTTGACACCAATTATCTCTGTTGGTATAATTTAAAATTTTCTGACTTATCTGATTTGGAATGTTTTTAAAAGATGGAGGTTGATTAACAAATTCAATAAATTTTTCAGGATGCATCCAATAATTGAGATCCAACTTTCTGAATTGAGTTAAAACATCTGGAGAGATTAATTTTTGGGATGAGCTGTATTGTTCCAAAATCTAGAATTAAAGTTTACAAAATTATACGATTTATGCTAATACCAAAATTTAAAAAAAAAAAATTCAAATATCAAACATCGAATTGGAAACGATTTTGTCCAAATAATGTCTAATTTAGCCCAATTATTAATATCATTACATTAAATAATGATTTTTAGTACCAGTAGCTGATTTTATGTTTTTTTATATCATAAAGCGAATAATACTAGGAATTTTAGCTGTTTTATCAGTCTCATCGTTGGTTTGCGTTATTGTATATTTCGCCCCGGTAGATCCAGCCAGAATGAGTTTTGGTCAACGATCAGATGAAGAAACCGTCCATACTTTTAAAAAGAAATATTTTCTAGACAAAGGTATTGGTCTACAGGTCTTTCACTACTTTGAAGATTTAAGTCCAATTCAGTGGGTTTCATTAAATGATAACAGATTGGAGGACTATGAATATAAGATCATCCACAAATCATATTCTCACCGACTTATAGTCAAATATCCGTATTTCAGGAAATCTTATACAAATGGAAAAGATGTTTGGGACTTAGTTACAGAGGCATTACCAGGCACTATAATCTTAGCTTTTACCTCAATGTTTATTGCTATAATTTTTGGTCTATCTCTTGGTTGGTGGTGTGCATTACAAAATCAAAAATTAGCAGACAAGATAATTTTGGCAATTTG encodes the following:
- a CDS encoding ABC transporter ATP-binding protein; this encodes MVKILEIQDLSVSFYSGKIWQQAIKEINFSVFEGESLGIVGESGSGKSVTSLSIMKLLGSRAKYDSGKIFFQEDEGKVVDLIKLEENDIRLYRGRKIAMIFQEPMSALNPLLTCGFQVKEALAAHKIGPKSEYRSKVEYWFRKVGLKDVERVYDAYPHQLSGGQLQRVLIAIALCCEPKVIIADEPTTALDVTIQKKILELLEEIRKEMNLTLIFISHDLGVIRNVCDRVIVMQNGQIIESNTTQKIFLEATHPYTKGLINCKPPLDCKLRHLPTVQDFLEGSEKNKWYNDTMIISSLEQNRKAEDFNQCKPILEINELGISYPLQRNIFGKVTQKFTAVKNVSFTIRPGESVGLVGESGSGKSSIGKAILNLIQIEAGQIKYEGIDCTSYSEREWKALRKEMQIIFQDPFSSLNPRKKIGDAIVEPMKVHRLFNNAKERKDAAIELLMEVGLRPEHFDRYPFQFSGGQRQRICIARSLALKPKFIIFDESVSALDVSIQAQVLNLLTQLKEKFKLSYLFITHDFSVVNFIADRIMVMKNGEIVEEGLPFQILNHPTTDYTKHLIESIPR
- a CDS encoding mechanosensitive ion channel; amino-acid sequence: MEIVKFIFKIFLLFLLLVSKEGVYDAFRLPDLFYSPVIKSMHQFLLFWLSINLIVRFNQFVYRKRKKLGHKYSDNVIVGLQNIYYLLTTLAIIVMIVGFFGIEFSKFLTALSIVAAAIAIISKDLVSDILTGILLSFSKDIALGDYVRIGDYKGRVMDINIYKIILHNEDDDIIYIPNSKAYFSDIVNYTQKEIRKYNVEFSIPTDNDVTLDELKRTMDKTFVDYKNYLDPNSEKLKITAINKDDFRYKIQFKLNQVNPKIAEEIKSRILTEILKKIQLMS
- a CDS encoding EamA family transporter; this translates as MKGVHSKAYLALILTCLIWGTTYLVNKLGVTRIPPFFFTSVRQIVSGTIILVYIFLIKRAPLPSKKYILFQVLLAFLLITLGNGIGTYGLSYIDSGISAILASLSPIIIALLTIYFRPSDQLSSLGWFGIFLGFVGLIFICFDKFSWPIGQNTTAIGFILTIVSVGAWGVGSVISKTKTYPYSPLMAAGFQMFFGGLPMAFLCVSFEELSNFSLTKEMFYIWLYLIVMGSLVAYSCYIYALRHLPATVVSIQSYINPIIAMFLGYFILNEPFTYRIIYGAIFTLFGVFILNYSEYRKHKA
- a CDS encoding 2Fe-2S iron-sulfur cluster binding domain-containing protein: MEELEIIIVDRENLEHALNIPTKSGLNLMELCKAADLPVDGTCGGMALCGSCHVLILSNHTLPLMNDEEALMLDQLPLSTNNSRLACQIKLNDETNHLKVKLAPL
- a CDS encoding NAD(P)/FAD-dependent oxidoreductase is translated as MDSKIKTDILIIGAGPCGLFTVFEAGLLNLKCHLVDSLGGPGGQLNEIYPKKPIYDIPGYPEILASDLVNNLIKQIEPFKPNFTFGETATLIKKLENHSFEVTTNKGTVLEAPVVAIAGGLGSFEPRKPNIDKIEDFEDRGIDYIIRDPEKYRNKRLVISGGGDSALDWALYLVNVAASVTLVHRRTEFRGAPESVQKLLAYVHENKIQLLTESEVFELDGENKLERVVIKTPTSDMLTLSCDYFIPLFGLTPKLGPIAEWGLNLDKNAIVVNTTDFGTNIDGIFAIGDVNTYPGKLKLILCGFHEAALMVQSAFKIVNGGKKPSFKYTTVTGINRFE
- the bshC gene encoding bacillithiol biosynthesis cysteine-adding enzyme BshC, translating into MEQYSSSQKLISPDVLTQFRKLDLNYWMHPEKFIEFVNQPPSFKNIPNQISQKILNYTNRDNWCQILKKQYSKIDRSDPIHAQINKFQSESTFAVTCAHQPCLLGGPLYWWIKIAHTIKIARELNIQYPQYHFIPVYYSGNEDHDFDEINHLWIFNKKLAWNTLQTGPVGRMSLDGMNELFEEILSFFTNDEEAKKLICSIQALKEEAECYEGFMMHFVHFLFGSYGLVYFNPDQVEAKKILIPILSKELTEHMVLEHTSSKIKGLESLTYPIQANPRDINIFYLAPQYRSRIVLENKIFSTIDKKYNWTSQEILEELNSNPENFSPNVLIRPLFQETLLPNLMFIGGGAEIAYWLQLKDIFAYCTITFPMLKRRASVVLIGENAQNKIANLGLNNFDFLEPISQIEEKLIKLKSNFPQELELIGNEISLGYEKLIQLSKNIIKGDNTGLLAEIKKMENILDKLLHKLQKDEKLKFETDLTKVQKIKESLFPDNNLQERKESGFQYFMQYGWSFIDELIEKLPGDNDSLVVLLEK